Proteins encoded by one window of Paenibacillus sp. DCT19:
- a CDS encoding B12-binding domain-containing radical SAM protein, with translation MKVILSTLNAKYIHTSLALRCLKSYSEKDFDIDIAEYTIKDPVMNIVSDLYQRGADVIGFSCYIWNIEETIKVIDNLKKVMPEVKILLGGPEVSYDTEYWMNRIPNVDFIVMGEGEETLHQLLTELTSSKKFHFVYGLAYRKGEEVILMPGRPKADLNDLPSPHRFEEDIPDLGKRVVYFETSRGCPFSCQFCLSSIEVGVRYYDIERTKSDILYLIEKGAKLIKFVDRTFNIKRDYALEMFKFLIENHQGTVFQFEITADIMRPEVLDYLAENAPPGTFRFEIGVQSTNDPTNELVKRRQNFTKLSRTVNKVKASGKIDQHLDLIAGLPEEDYNTFRKTFNDVFALGPEELQLGFLKMLRGTGLRLDAEKYNYTYMDHAPYEILGSDVLPFSDIVRLKRLEDVLEKYWNAHRMDHTLKYLMEQEFNSPFDFFQAFGDYWEGQGWQKIGHQLEDLFTRLHSFLESRNTPHMDIVLGLMKLDYFLGHKYKPRKIWWDDVLQKDQWAGYMKTLAERPEDVRLPRVAGAAGSAWLESSGTGATAAVGSSAAAGEDSAADAAGMIGSDGEDVAALAAQGAGVMSAADGAADSGDGNASRALPMTSAMTAQTVMGARDFADLGLGEKELQKHAVLDVLPFRLERVLAGASPLAAKGRTLLVVVYQQHEGQQAQYYTLPLGEEAAAM, from the coding sequence ATGAAGGTTATTCTTTCTACATTAAATGCAAAGTATATCCATACCTCGCTGGCTTTGCGGTGTCTGAAGTCTTACAGTGAGAAGGATTTTGATATTGATATCGCCGAGTATACGATTAAAGACCCAGTCATGAATATTGTGTCTGATCTGTACCAGCGTGGTGCGGACGTGATTGGGTTCTCGTGTTATATCTGGAACATTGAAGAGACGATTAAGGTTATTGATAATCTGAAAAAGGTTATGCCTGAGGTGAAAATTTTGCTGGGCGGGCCGGAAGTATCCTATGACACGGAATATTGGATGAACCGGATTCCCAATGTGGATTTCATTGTCATGGGTGAAGGCGAAGAGACGCTGCATCAGCTGTTGACGGAGCTTACGAGCAGCAAGAAGTTCCACTTTGTATACGGACTGGCTTATCGCAAAGGGGAAGAGGTCATTCTCATGCCAGGACGCCCGAAGGCGGATCTGAACGATCTGCCGTCACCGCATCGATTTGAAGAGGATATCCCGGATCTCGGGAAGCGGGTTGTTTATTTTGAAACGAGTCGTGGTTGCCCATTCAGCTGTCAGTTCTGTCTGTCCAGTATTGAGGTCGGCGTGCGGTATTACGATATCGAACGGACGAAGTCGGACATTCTGTACCTGATTGAGAAGGGTGCGAAGCTGATCAAGTTTGTAGACCGGACGTTCAACATTAAGCGGGATTACGCGCTGGAGATGTTCAAATTCCTGATTGAGAATCATCAGGGGACGGTGTTTCAGTTTGAAATTACCGCTGACATCATGCGCCCTGAGGTACTCGATTATCTTGCAGAGAATGCGCCGCCGGGTACGTTCCGATTCGAAATTGGGGTACAGTCCACGAATGATCCAACGAATGAACTGGTGAAACGCCGCCAGAACTTTACCAAGCTGAGTCGTACGGTGAACAAGGTCAAAGCTAGTGGGAAAATTGATCAGCATCTGGATCTCATCGCAGGACTACCGGAGGAAGATTACAATACGTTCCGTAAGACGTTTAATGATGTATTTGCTCTGGGGCCAGAAGAGCTTCAGCTCGGATTCCTCAAAATGCTGCGCGGTACGGGTCTGCGTCTCGATGCAGAGAAGTACAACTATACGTACATGGATCACGCGCCGTATGAGATTCTGGGTAGTGATGTGTTGCCGTTCAGCGACATCGTGCGCTTGAAGCGTCTGGAGGATGTGCTGGAGAAGTACTGGAACGCACACCGGATGGATCATACGCTGAAGTATCTGATGGAGCAGGAGTTCAACTCGCCGTTTGATTTCTTCCAGGCGTTCGGGGATTACTGGGAAGGGCAAGGCTGGCAGAAGATTGGTCACCAATTGGAGGATCTATTCACCCGCCTGCACAGCTTCCTAGAGTCGCGGAATACGCCGCATATGGATATTGTGCTTGGTCTGATGAAGCTGGACTACTTCCTCGGTCACAAGTACAAGCCACGCAAAATCTGGTGGGATGATGTACTCCAGAAAGACCAGTGGGCGGGTTATATGAAAACGCTGGCTGAGCGTCCAGAAGACGTTCGTCTGCCGCGTGTTGCCGGTGCCGCAGGCTCGGCATGGCTGGAAAGCAGCGGCACAGGTGCAACTGCCGCTGTGGGAAGCTCGGCTGCTGCCGGGGAAGACTCTGCCGCAGATGCGGCGGGTATGATCGGCAGTGATGGCGAGGATGTTGCGGCGCTTGCAGCGCAGGGCGCAGGAGTTATGTCCGCCGCGGATGGAGCGGCGGACAGTGGGGACGGCAACGCTTCGCGTGCGTTGCCGATGACCTCGGCCATGACCGCACAGACGGTCATGGGTGCCCGTGATTTCGCCGACCTTGGTCTCGGCGAAAAGGAACTGCAGAAGCACGCCGTATTGGACGTGCTTCCGTTCCGGCTTGAGCGGGTGCTTGCTGGCGCTAGCCCGCTTGCCGCGAAAGGCCGGACGCTGCTGGTCGTTGTGTACCAGCAGCATGAAGGGCAGCAGGCGCAGTATTACACGCTGCCGCTGGGAGAAGAAGCCGCTGCTATGTAG
- a CDS encoding AAA family ATPase yields MKYLEEKGNTTYGEKLPLFIVTGASGSGKTYVIKEVRRMMPDFDVFDPHNLVEFIGHDWEKIRNIWLRVARNTAQSGRMTIICGTMMSWDIEKCADFSFFNHVYYINLHCDEESREKRLRERNWSDEEIENHKNFAKRLLEIADEAYIPPMPTIDTSNTDVTEVASQIKE; encoded by the coding sequence GTGAAATATTTAGAGGAGAAGGGGAATACCACCTATGGAGAAAAATTGCCTTTATTTATCGTAACAGGTGCAAGTGGGTCAGGAAAAACATACGTCATTAAAGAAGTACGGAGAATGATGCCAGATTTTGATGTTTTTGACCCACATAATCTTGTAGAGTTTATTGGACACGATTGGGAAAAAATAAGGAATATTTGGCTTCGGGTTGCACGTAATACCGCTCAAAGTGGGCGAATGACAATAATATGCGGGACAATGATGTCTTGGGATATTGAAAAGTGTGCAGACTTTTCTTTTTTTAACCATGTATATTATATAAACTTACATTGTGATGAAGAAAGTCGCGAGAAACGTTTAAGGGAAAGAAATTGGTCCGATGAAGAAATTGAAAACCACAAGAACTTTGCAAAACGATTGCTTGAGATTGCCGACGAGGCGTATATCCCACCTATGCCTACAATTGATACCTCGAATACGGATGTAACTGAGGTCGCCTCCCAGATAAAAGAATAG
- a CDS encoding tyrosine-type recombinase/integrase, giving the protein MNEHVTTKETITISKGSAEVLHIYIPYNIAHIERIRRITGRTWQAKEKVWVIPYTTSAIQELMNQFDPVDVQIAPELWVESEDLQQWKASKESGVWSKEPLQKALTLRGYSRKTIKAYCNQIERFLSSCQIESATVTTSVVQTYCLDLLERGISHSSVNQTISAIRFYCKHVLHHPTEIQYIRPKKQTKLPQVLSEKEVAQLLTSVTNLKHKTILFLTYSSGLRVGEVVRLRCSDLDIERQTLIVRQGKGQKDRRTLLSNIAWEIVQEYISEYKPHRWLFPGQSPDRHLTERSAQKVFEEARQRAGIVKKVSIHVLRHSFATHLLENGTDLRYIQELLGHTSARTTQRYTHVSTKNIQRIQSPLDRLDLGD; this is encoded by the coding sequence ATGAATGAACATGTTACGACCAAAGAGACGATTACGATATCAAAAGGTTCTGCTGAGGTACTGCACATTTATATCCCGTATAACATTGCACATATTGAGCGGATTCGTCGGATCACAGGCAGAACGTGGCAAGCGAAAGAAAAAGTGTGGGTCATCCCCTACACCACATCAGCTATACAGGAGCTCATGAATCAATTTGATCCAGTAGATGTTCAGATTGCCCCAGAGTTGTGGGTGGAGAGTGAGGATTTACAGCAATGGAAAGCTAGCAAAGAGAGCGGTGTATGGAGCAAAGAGCCATTACAGAAGGCATTAACATTACGAGGATACAGTCGCAAAACGATCAAAGCATATTGTAATCAGATCGAACGCTTTCTGAGTAGCTGCCAAATTGAAAGTGCAACCGTGACTACTTCAGTAGTTCAGACGTACTGTTTAGATTTGCTTGAGCGAGGAATCTCCCATTCCAGTGTAAACCAGACGATCAGCGCGATTCGCTTCTATTGCAAACATGTACTCCATCATCCTACAGAGATCCAGTATATTCGTCCCAAGAAGCAGACCAAGTTGCCACAAGTATTGTCTGAAAAAGAAGTGGCTCAATTACTCACTTCCGTAACCAATCTCAAGCATAAAACGATTTTGTTTCTCACGTATTCGTCTGGTCTTCGTGTAGGTGAAGTCGTTCGTCTACGTTGTAGCGATCTGGATATTGAGCGCCAGACCCTTATTGTAAGGCAGGGAAAAGGTCAGAAGGATCGAAGAACGTTACTCTCCAATATTGCTTGGGAAATTGTGCAGGAATACATAAGCGAGTATAAACCCCATCGATGGTTGTTTCCGGGACAATCTCCGGATCGGCATCTGACCGAGCGTAGTGCGCAAAAGGTTTTTGAAGAAGCTAGACAACGCGCAGGCATTGTGAAAAAGGTTAGTATTCATGTCTTACGACACTCTTTCGCCACGCATTTACTGGAAAACGGAACAGACCTGCGCTATATCCAAGAGCTGCTTGGTCACACGAGTGCACGAACAACCCAGCGATATACGCATGTGAGTACCAAGAATATTCAGCGTATTCAGAGCCCGCTGGATCGTCTGGATCTGGGAGATTGA
- a CDS encoding contact-dependent growth inhibition system immunity protein: protein MQQVDRTKTLEELEGESWGEPSFNSRLVIRVHELRKQPLNEFSHEDLRLLILQQISLEFLLPLAFERLIMNPLASGDLYIGDLFCSVLQVDQEYWEDHIELKNELNEVIRIYNEARKTVEDQISKYRNNDM, encoded by the coding sequence ATGCAACAAGTGGATAGAACCAAAACGCTTGAAGAGCTTGAAGGCGAAAGTTGGGGAGAACCGAGTTTTAATTCGAGATTAGTTATCCGAGTACATGAATTAAGAAAGCAACCTCTAAATGAATTTAGTCATGAAGATTTAAGGCTGTTGATACTCCAGCAAATTAGCTTGGAATTCCTTTTACCCTTAGCATTCGAGAGGTTAATAATGAATCCATTAGCATCAGGAGATTTATACATTGGAGATTTATTTTGTTCCGTGCTTCAAGTAGATCAAGAATATTGGGAAGACCATATCGAATTAAAAAACGAATTAAATGAAGTGATCAGAATATATAATGAGGCTAGAAAGACAGTAGAAGATCAAATAAGCAAATATAGAAATAATGACATGTAA
- a CDS encoding helix-turn-helix transcriptional regulator: MISYKPFQKLLIDREIKKQDLLKMTGISSATMAKLNTNEYVSLEVIDKLCTALGCQPGDLLEHLADQ, from the coding sequence ATGATAAGTTATAAACCATTTCAAAAATTATTGATCGACAGGGAGATTAAGAAGCAGGATTTATTGAAAATGACGGGGATTTCATCGGCTACGATGGCAAAGCTCAATACGAATGAATATGTATCGTTAGAAGTCATTGATAAATTATGTACGGCATTGGGATGCCAGCCTGGAGATCTTTTGGAACATCTAGCAGACCAATGA